From the genome of Gracilibacillus salitolerans, one region includes:
- a CDS encoding sensor histidine kinase, producing the protein MKRLFSKIVAFFEKLSLKSRISLVFALSTFLLLMFTIMFSYQSMSNILTNKLHATFNSNLQQIRLSMENTIEDLNYVAQQIAFSENLTFKLDDYLHSSPSYDRVKVYEDIKNELNVIQFSNPGIGLSLLYLKENDEYLFYNHGVKDEFSLDHEPLLDEGYNMHTYGPHISMEQYKNKYVLSVARKLDVNYADDIYIYLESNLDLTNDLLEVDNVLNHADYIILDDTRQIIYSENETFPFNSSFNGNEKGYGKNTGFYWFEESTEKGWSIVALIPISEYNEEMNQWVILMIYIAILFVFISLVVSLLLWKTLYKPLNEFRHEIKLMGNNNFHSEIVHTKIPEFVDLINRFRNMRVQIVSLIQEIEQKERKRADLEVEKLKHQINPHFLMNTLDTAKWLAISGNKKELTGLLTSLNKLLYYNMGKLGILSTLEEELDSMKQYLMLQQIRYDFEYVTNLNVPKEILQAPIPRFILQPLVENSLYHGLVDEGTIEITINLEGKMIVIEVRDDGRGMTREKMNEILNDQSFKQTRNGMGIGLNYVKRMMERTYGNYAEIEMDSMVDKGTVVRLRIPYIKGDMK; encoded by the coding sequence TTGAAACGCTTGTTTAGTAAAATAGTAGCTTTTTTTGAAAAATTAAGCTTGAAAAGTAGAATTTCATTAGTGTTTGCTTTAAGTACTTTTTTACTTCTCATGTTCACCATTATGTTCTCCTATCAATCGATGTCGAATATTCTAACAAATAAATTACATGCTACATTCAATAGCAATTTACAACAAATCCGCTTGTCCATGGAAAACACAATAGAAGATTTAAACTATGTTGCACAGCAAATTGCCTTTTCAGAAAATCTCACCTTTAAGTTGGATGATTATTTACACTCGTCTCCGTCTTACGATAGAGTCAAAGTTTACGAGGACATCAAAAATGAGTTAAATGTAATTCAGTTTAGTAATCCCGGCATCGGTTTATCCTTACTTTATTTAAAAGAAAATGATGAGTATCTTTTTTATAATCATGGAGTAAAAGATGAATTCTCCTTAGACCATGAACCATTATTGGATGAAGGATATAATATGCACACATATGGTCCTCACATAAGTATGGAACAGTATAAAAATAAGTATGTACTCTCTGTTGCAAGGAAATTAGATGTTAATTATGCTGATGACATTTATATCTATTTGGAATCGAACCTTGATTTAACGAACGATCTTTTAGAAGTAGACAATGTGTTGAATCATGCCGATTATATAATTTTAGATGATACGAGGCAGATCATATATAGTGAAAATGAAACTTTTCCATTTAATAGTTCATTCAACGGTAATGAAAAAGGATATGGCAAGAATACTGGATTTTACTGGTTTGAGGAGTCTACGGAAAAAGGATGGAGTATTGTAGCATTAATACCAATATCAGAGTATAACGAAGAAATGAATCAATGGGTTATTTTAATGATTTATATTGCGATTCTGTTTGTTTTTATTAGTCTCGTTGTTTCCTTATTGTTATGGAAAACACTCTACAAGCCTTTAAACGAATTCCGTCATGAAATAAAATTAATGGGAAACAACAATTTTCATTCGGAAATTGTTCATACCAAAATACCTGAATTTGTTGATTTAATAAACCGGTTTCGGAATATGAGAGTGCAAATTGTCAGTCTGATTCAGGAGATTGAACAAAAGGAAAGAAAACGTGCTGACTTAGAAGTAGAAAAATTAAAACATCAAATCAATCCTCATTTTTTAATGAATACATTAGATACGGCAAAATGGTTGGCTATTTCTGGAAATAAGAAGGAACTTACTGGTCTATTAACCTCTTTAAATAAATTGCTCTATTACAATATGGGAAAACTAGGGATATTATCAACACTTGAAGAAGAGTTAGATTCGATGAAGCAGTATTTAATGCTGCAGCAAATTCGATACGATTTTGAATATGTGACGAATCTAAATGTACCGAAAGAGATCTTACAAGCTCCTATCCCAAGGTTTATCCTGCAACCGCTTGTAGAGAATTCGCTATATCATGGACTAGTGGACGAAGGAACAATTGAAATAACAATCAACCTCGAAGGTAAGATGATTGTTATCGAAGTTCGTGATGATGGTAGAGGAATGACGAGAGAGAAAATGAACGAAATTTTAAACGATCAATCTTTTAAACAGACGAGGAATGGGATGGGTATTGGATTAAATTATGTTAAGAGAATGATGGAAAGAACGTATGGCAATTATGCAGAGATTGAAATGGATAGCATGGTTGATAAAGGAACGGTCGTCCGTTTGCGAATACCATATATAAAGGGTGATATGAAATGA
- a CDS encoding flavin-containing monooxygenase yields MYDTIVIGAGQAGLAIGYFLKNANKNFLLIDKGTEVGANWKNRYDSLVLFTPRIYSSLPGLPLSGEKHAFPSKDEIASYLKEYVQRFNLPIHLNEEVKKVSKVDNSFIIKTNRDVYHAKKVIVATGPFQTPNIPLFSKELSPRINQIHSSQYKNPNQLLNGNVIVVGGGNSGAQIAVELSKKMVTYLAVSKNLSYLPLVICNRNIFWWLDMLGILKASNHSLLGRAIQKRGDPVFGLELKQAINQNKVKVKTRVINANKNQLVFEDNSTLEVNNIIWATGFKTAFPWLQIDGFLDKEGKIIHNRGVSNIEGLYFIGLSWQSRRGSALLQGVGYDAEYIVDKISE; encoded by the coding sequence ATGTACGATACAATTGTAATTGGAGCTGGTCAAGCTGGTCTTGCAATCGGCTACTTCTTAAAAAATGCAAATAAGAACTTCTTACTTATAGATAAAGGAACTGAAGTTGGTGCAAATTGGAAAAATAGATATGACTCTTTAGTTTTATTTACCCCTCGAATTTATAGTTCATTACCTGGTTTACCTCTTAGTGGAGAAAAACATGCTTTTCCTTCTAAAGATGAGATTGCGTCTTATCTAAAAGAATATGTACAAAGATTTAATCTCCCTATTCACTTAAATGAAGAAGTAAAAAAGGTATCTAAGGTAGACAATAGTTTCATCATTAAAACAAACCGAGATGTATACCATGCGAAAAAAGTTATAGTTGCAACAGGTCCTTTTCAAACACCTAATATCCCTTTATTCTCAAAAGAGCTCTCTCCTAGGATCAATCAAATTCACTCATCACAGTATAAGAACCCAAATCAATTGTTAAATGGAAACGTAATAGTAGTAGGTGGAGGCAATAGCGGAGCACAGATTGCTGTTGAACTATCTAAAAAGATGGTGACTTATTTAGCAGTCAGCAAGAATCTAAGTTACTTACCATTAGTAATATGTAATAGAAATATTTTTTGGTGGTTAGATATGTTAGGAATCCTAAAAGCAAGCAATCATTCCTTACTTGGTAGGGCAATTCAAAAAAGGGGAGACCCCGTATTTGGTTTAGAATTAAAACAGGCAATCAATCAAAATAAAGTAAAAGTGAAAACAAGAGTGATTAATGCCAATAAGAACCAATTAGTCTTTGAAGATAACTCAACACTTGAAGTGAATAATATAATATGGGCTACGGGATTTAAGACAGCATTTCCTTGGTTACAAATAGACGGGTTTTTAGATAAAGAAGGAAAAATAATTCATAACAGAGGAGTATCAAACATAGAGGGGTTATATTTTATTGGTTTATCCTGGCAATCTAGGCGTGGATCTGCTTTATTACAAGGTGTAGGATATGATGCAGAATATATTGTGGACAAAATAAGCGAATAA
- a CDS encoding SET domain-containing protein: protein MIEIKTSSISDGEFNRGVFATSDIKKGELFHEAPVIAYPNEQHQYIEKTLLEDYAFEYGINHSAILLGYGMLFNHSYEPNSNYEINFENHTFDFYAFTDIKAGDEILINYNGDVDNKDALWFNQD from the coding sequence ATGATTGAGATAAAAACATCTTCAATTAGTGATGGAGAATTCAATAGAGGGGTATTTGCAACAAGTGATATCAAAAAAGGAGAGCTTTTTCATGAAGCACCTGTGATTGCTTATCCAAACGAGCAGCATCAATACATTGAGAAAACATTACTCGAGGACTACGCTTTTGAGTATGGTATAAACCATTCTGCTATCCTTCTTGGTTATGGAATGTTATTTAACCATTCTTATGAACCTAATTCAAATTATGAGATTAATTTTGAAAATCACACATTTGACTTCTATGCTTTCACAGATATAAAAGCAGGAGATGAGATTCTAATCAATTATAATGGTGATGTTGATAACAAAGATGCACTGTGGTTTAACCAAGACTAA
- a CDS encoding O-antigen ligase family protein produces MRWFFFVLISILFIVAPFQRGLYFDTDFYLIHIVIYLLSFLLLGRVLYFRDFTAWNDLALILFIPICYIISLVQAKYPVGAFDMVFRWTTYISFFYLLYWSVNKHYKIRLLAPYIFYLSGVLIAYHMLLNQFGMVDYQGAFIKDRFAGVFQYPNTFGMVMVAFYIFGLVMLLGKKQDWRNLFIYSFPLTAFVVTFLESYSRGMYLVFPVIWIIGVCFFSFHHQLRYIMYSVITMLSGLIVFIILQTGNQLLTGITMVVMSLVSFLMILCISRENILDPQLKNLKIHRVVFPAIIVLFGILLLLDINNQGVVYKQLPASLQERMTSISDSSTARERVLMVEDAIEASSDAPLTGYGGKAWESIYRDYQQLPYQAKKIHNEYVEMIVDVGYPGFFIITSILAYLMVRIWKNMLYAEDRSIYIAILLSLSTIFAHSFIDFNFAFGFVVFLIFWLMAIGLKTSSEPKEPKKLTFYILGMYAVILLFALIFSYRFMQADNAYRKAMDTDNLLEQEQHLVKATSYNQFNTEYWYQLSDTLIDRQNEMEVSDSTIKNAVYKMAALEPLNSQVMFQSGVLLEKINEKKQALNHYRSALELDPFDTRIYQAIILISVDLAESQENNKYAKIAMETYEMLLTVNERIKVNEISKYHNNREFEVTDKIEADIEKVKSLLQ; encoded by the coding sequence ATGCGGTGGTTCTTCTTTGTTTTAATTTCGATACTATTTATTGTTGCTCCTTTCCAGCGGGGGTTGTATTTTGATACGGATTTTTATCTAATACATATTGTGATTTATTTGCTGTCGTTTCTGTTGTTGGGAAGGGTGTTATACTTTCGGGATTTTACTGCTTGGAATGACCTTGCACTTATCCTGTTTATTCCGATCTGTTATATCATTTCACTTGTTCAGGCGAAATATCCTGTAGGTGCGTTTGATATGGTGTTTCGATGGACAACTTATATTAGCTTTTTCTATCTGTTGTATTGGAGTGTAAATAAACACTATAAAATAAGACTGCTTGCTCCTTATATTTTTTATCTTTCTGGTGTCCTTATTGCTTATCATATGCTGCTCAATCAATTCGGAATGGTAGATTACCAGGGTGCATTTATTAAGGATCGCTTTGCAGGCGTCTTTCAATATCCCAATACGTTTGGCATGGTTATGGTTGCTTTTTATATATTTGGGCTTGTTATGCTGCTAGGTAAAAAGCAAGATTGGCGAAATTTATTCATTTACTCATTTCCATTAACTGCTTTTGTCGTGACTTTCTTAGAGTCTTATTCAAGAGGTATGTATCTTGTTTTTCCTGTTATTTGGATTATTGGTGTTTGCTTTTTTTCCTTTCATCATCAATTACGATACATTATGTATTCAGTTATTACGATGTTAAGCGGTTTAATTGTATTTATCATCTTACAAACAGGTAATCAACTTCTGACAGGTATCACCATGGTAGTCATGTCTCTGGTATCCTTTTTGATGATTTTGTGTATTTCCAGAGAGAATATACTGGATCCACAGTTGAAAAATCTTAAAATCCATCGTGTTGTGTTCCCGGCGATCATCGTGCTATTTGGAATTCTGTTATTGCTAGATATAAATAATCAAGGGGTCGTTTACAAACAATTGCCTGCTAGTTTACAAGAGAGAATGACTAGTATTAGCGACAGTTCGACTGCTAGAGAAAGAGTACTTATGGTAGAAGACGCAATAGAAGCGAGTTCAGATGCCCCATTGACAGGATACGGGGGAAAAGCTTGGGAATCCATTTATCGTGATTATCAGCAATTACCTTATCAAGCTAAGAAAATTCATAACGAATATGTAGAAATGATAGTAGATGTTGGTTATCCTGGATTTTTTATCATTACTAGTATCTTAGCTTATTTAATGGTCCGAATATGGAAAAATATGCTTTATGCAGAAGATCGGTCCATATATATCGCGATTTTATTAAGTTTAAGTACAATCTTTGCTCATAGCTTTATTGATTTTAATTTTGCCTTTGGTTTTGTTGTTTTCCTGATTTTCTGGCTAATGGCAATCGGTTTAAAAACATCTTCTGAACCGAAGGAACCAAAAAAATTGACTTTCTATATATTAGGGATGTATGCTGTCATTCTTTTATTTGCACTAATCTTTTCCTATCGGTTTATGCAAGCAGATAATGCTTATCGAAAAGCAATGGACACGGATAATCTACTAGAACAAGAACAGCATCTGGTAAAGGCAACAAGCTACAATCAATTTAATACAGAATACTGGTATCAATTAAGCGATACGTTAATAGATCGACAGAATGAAATGGAAGTGAGTGATTCTACCATCAAAAATGCAGTATATAAAATGGCAGCATTAGAGCCTTTAAATTCGCAAGTGATGTTTCAATCTGGTGTATTACTGGAAAAAATCAATGAAAAGAAGCAAGCGTTGAATCACTATAGGAGTGCATTAGAACTAGATCCATTTGATACAAGAATTTATCAGGCGATCATATTAATTTCCGTTGATTTAGCAGAGTCACAAGAAAATAATAAATACGCAAAAATAGCGATGGAAACATATGAGATGCTGTTAACTGTTAATGAGCGAATTAAAGTGAACGAAATTAGCAAATACCATAACAATCGTGAATTTGAGGTAACAGATAAAATAGAGGCGGATATAGAGAAGGTGAAATCCTTACTTCAATAG
- the dat gene encoding D-amino-acid transaminase produces MTDYMLWNNEIVERKSENAMVSFEDRGYQFGDGVYEVIRIYDGKLHTLDWHLDRLFYSMEQLAIRAPFSRPKIKQLLKQLIEKNQFTIDGKIYLQVTRGMQPRDHIYLEELDAIFYATVDRFDQPVDMWENGVKVTLQDDIRWLRCDIKSLNLLGNVLARTKAQRNGYHEPLFHRDGIVRECGASNFYMIKDGVIHTHPTNHYILGGITRKKILLFANELGIPVKEREIAVEELKDADECFLSATPLEVVPIIQIDENPVNGNGIGEITKRLQQYYRKRVYDYLE; encoded by the coding sequence ATGACAGATTACATGCTATGGAACAATGAGATAGTCGAGCGTAAATCGGAAAATGCAATGGTTTCTTTTGAAGACCGTGGCTATCAATTTGGTGATGGAGTCTATGAAGTAATTCGTATATATGATGGAAAACTTCATACTCTGGATTGGCATTTAGATCGTTTATTTTATTCGATGGAACAATTGGCAATTCGCGCTCCATTTTCCCGACCTAAGATCAAACAATTATTAAAACAACTGATTGAAAAAAATCAATTTACAATTGACGGTAAAATTTATTTACAGGTAACAAGAGGAATGCAGCCTAGAGATCATATCTATCTGGAAGAATTAGATGCGATTTTCTATGCGACGGTTGACCGTTTTGATCAGCCAGTTGACATGTGGGAGAACGGTGTGAAGGTTACCTTGCAGGATGATATTCGCTGGCTTCGTTGTGATATTAAGTCATTGAATTTGCTAGGTAATGTGTTAGCTCGAACAAAGGCACAACGCAACGGCTATCATGAACCTCTTTTTCACCGCGATGGTATTGTCCGGGAATGTGGTGCTTCCAATTTTTATATGATTAAAGACGGAGTAATACATACTCATCCAACCAATCATTATATCCTTGGCGGTATTACCAGAAAAAAAATTCTGTTGTTCGCTAATGAACTAGGAATTCCAGTTAAAGAGAGGGAAATAGCAGTAGAGGAACTAAAGGATGCTGATGAATGCTTTTTATCTGCGACACCTTTAGAAGTGGTGCCGATCATTCAAATAGATGAGAATCCTGTGAACGGTAATGGAATAGGCGAAATTACCAAAAGATTGCAGCAGTATTATCGAAAACGTGTATATGATTATCTTGAATAA